The following coding sequences lie in one Phragmites australis chromosome 8, lpPhrAust1.1, whole genome shotgun sequence genomic window:
- the LOC133927584 gene encoding putative xyloglucan endotransglucosylase/hydrolase protein 1, with the protein MALSKACPWLLLLPVFLAAVAGFMPAAVVVAAAATAFDDNYVVQWGNLVNQGTEVDLTMDQSSGGAGFRSKSMYGSGFFHMRMKLPSGFTAGVVTTFYLTSQPENDGEHDELDFEFLGDKDGKPITLQTNVFVNGHGDREQRLHLWFDPAADFHDYKILWNPYQLVMFVDDTPIRVLRNLTGSVPGYEFPAKQTMLIRASIWDGSDWATDGGQTKVDWSKAPFTAGYKGFDVDACANSGATPCDSPALWWNAGEYRSITDAQRAAYEGVKEKYMNYNFCTDKTRFNNHMPPECDYD; encoded by the exons ATGGCGTTGTCCAAAGCGTGCCCAtggcttctcctcctccccgtcTTCCTAGCGGCAGTCGCTGGCTTCATGCCCGCggctgtggtggtggcggcggcggcgacggcgttcGACGACAACTACGTGGTGCAGTGGGGTAACCTGGTCAATCAGGGGACGGAGGTTGATCTCACCATGGATCAAAGCTCTG GTGGTGCTGGGTTCCGGTCCAAGTCCATGTACGGCTCAGGGTTCTTCCACATGAGAATGAAGCTGCCATCCGGGTTCACTGCCGGCGTTGTGACAACCTTCTAC CTTACTTCGCAGCCGGAAAATGATGGTGAGCACGACGAGCTGGACTTCGAGTTCCTGGGCGACAAGGACGGCAAGCCCATCACGCTCCAGACCAACGTCTTCGTCAACGGCCACGGTGACAGGGAGCAGAGGCTGCACCTGTGGTTCGACCCCGCCGCCGACTTCCACGACTACAAGATCCTCTGGAACCCCTACCAGCTCGT GATGTTCGTCGACGACACGCCCATCAGAGTGCTGAGGAATCTGACGGGAAGCGTCCCGGGGTACGAGTTCCCGGCGAAGCAGACGATGCTGATCCGCGCGAGCATCTGGGACGGCTCTGACTGGGCGACGGATGGGGGCCAGACCAAGGTCGACTGGTCCAAGGCGCCCTTCACGGCGGGGTACAAAGGGTTCGACGTCGACGCCTGCGCCAACAGCGGTGCGACGCCGTGCGACTCCCCGGCCCTGTGGTGGAACGCCGGCGAGTACCGGAGCATCACCGATGCGCAGCGGGCGGCGTACGAGGGCGTCAAGGAGAAGTACATGAACTACAACTTCTGCACCGATAAGACAAGGTTCAACAACCATATGCCGCCAGAGTGCGACTACGATTAG